A single genomic interval of Gouania willdenowi chromosome 10, fGouWil2.1, whole genome shotgun sequence harbors:
- the LOC114471264 gene encoding uncharacterized protein KIAA1211 isoform X5 produces the protein MMKRRMSPWKAGFERVHSDGAAMASGPPDVTTNQEPPEVQDECSGKKKSKFQTFKKFFTRKKRKDAGAAEVGLKASQSSDDVSKTPVNNTLTRSEKGSGSKISLSSKALSHDSVFVSDSEGNEALGTSQDSIHGKVKSLQLQLKQAIRLGSPPSLMCVKRTDDGGTMSEDDGLPCSPPEYTTLHTAMSQAQRHSSISMEGIDSDDDQRPRAGSSRPVSPLVVPGDFSQPASPFGCLDNSAAKHKLGLRHKACNKRKPVTRLEVRSEMDSATVEQVLTFKQEEEAVSERIEVVSSDQLKPNVETYEEQEEEMNPLQGSGSSSFRDELEEEKVEDESDGQQDVSQGSDTSCPAEQRLPEEKENPDVRPLPSSSSSQPSSTASSPHTPSATPEPPAGHREVFSTPTREACGEEERQTNRDFTTGEEEEDYEDQEIKEEENSFLQEVLSSLQTPISTRSQDLKMNSVALEEKEGEQMDKIDIGDGEDVKEDNTEEEETPPQAASLSFVSSDELPEGEEECVSASREEEEEDEMDKESEQMEDTEEEPLTQVHEEQEEDNQVDFKSDGEIGTHTKQVEKVEEEEEEEEEEERWEKTEEHHDMDVEERMEKIGHDEDEAQEMFPEDEEVHSARPLQSVNKGDDSIWTKSPHDEDFPTELSCHHPSTQEEDEYFHQEDEKEKPHLVTQKSSQKDEEAAQCAADESREHVEQDGATISTNADMKSIETDASKAENEPLASPNLCPFPIHESHIEISSLERRPSSPSKTSTVQISLASPSSEQAQPFSRLSLTDTDPQETVVESPTDEAEFGEPTTAEDEADTEEEEEEEKYAAPPAATDEVLIPLSCGADQRKARFTIAPAWQRSQSPSPPPSSPPLCVSSPSAVFKAPVEVDAAASRRTSDFKHDPTDAPKAEPVCSPSRARSAGSITGKPQSLVKPQPLGAASTEAESSVIVEGNPDNPFGVRLRKTSGLIRLSSEEENVEQPLVSPTQPATFKADTPQPMGVKPAMSQLNTSKPAIPKKPEVTGDGAGKLKRISDPAAGRGLSAPPESPSWISVAKQKQRIYKENSLEEITVKKETREEQEGKSSLYHSIKPVSPLESSKPSPFVEKDPKLSLSPPTPVPPQPVKPQSPPCSIAPKPQVPPATAKPPTQPHLPQRSLSPPTPVPVSPKATLCSSPPPLSETVVTSQMLNVTSPPFSTRTATEKSTPGQTASSQRGLNQDEPPWMALAKKKAKAWSEMPQIVQ, from the exons GTCAAAGATCAGCCTGAGCAGCAAGGCCCTATCACATGACTCGGTCTTTGTCTCCGACTCTGAGGGCAATGAGGCTCTGGGAACATCTCAGGACAGCATTCATGGCAAAGTCAAATCCCTCCAG CTCCAGCTGAAACAGGCCATCAGACTGGGTTCTCCTCCGTCCCTGATGTGCGTAAAAAGGACGGACGACGGTGGCACCATGTCTGAGGATGATGGTCTTCCCTGCAGCCCACCTGAATACACAACACTTCACACAGCcatg AGTCAGGCTCAGAGGCACAGCTCTATCAGCATGGAGGGAATAGACAGCGACGACGACCAG cggCCCCGTGCAGGGTCCAGCAGACCTGTTAGCCCTCTGGTGGTTCCAGGAGACTTCAGCCAACCGGCGAGTCCCTTTGGCTGCCTGGACAACTCTGCTGCCAAACACAAGCTGGGCCTGAGGCACAAAGCATGCAACAAGAGGAAACCTGTGACT CGGCTGGAGGTACGATCTGAGATGGATTCTGCCACAGTTGAACAAGTCCTAACGTTCAAACAAGAGGAAGAAGCTGTTTCAGAGAGGATTGAAG TTGTAAGCAGCGATCAGCTGAAACCAAATGTGGAGACGTATGAAgaacaggaggaggagatgaATCCACTCCAGGGATCTGGAAGTTCCTCGTTCAGAGATGAGTTGGAAGAGGAGAAAGTAGAGGATGAGTCGGACGGACAACAGGATGTTTCTCAGGGCTCGGACACTTCCTGTCCTGCTGAGCAAAGACTCCCTGAGGAGAAGGAGAACCCAGACGTCCGACCCctgccctcctcctcctcctctcagcCCAGCTCCACAGCGTCCTCCCCGCACACTCCCAG TGCCACACCAGAGCCCCCTGCTGGTCACAGAGAAGTATTTTCAACCCCAACACGCGAAGCATGTGGAGAAGAGGAGCGCCAAACTAACAGGGACTTCACAacaggagaggaggaggaggattacGAAGATCAGGAGATCAAGGAGGAAGAGAACTCCTTCTTACAGGAGGTGCTGAGCTCTCTCCAAACTCCAATTTCAACCcgctcacaggacctgaagatGAACAGTGTTGCCCTAGAAGAGAAGGAGGGAGAGCAGATGGATAAAATAGATATTGGGGATGGAGAGGACGTAAAGGAAGACAACACTGAAGAGGAGGAGACTCCCCCTCAGGCTGCTTCTTTGTCCTTTGTCTCATCAGATGAGCTACCTGAAGGAGAGGAGGAGTGTGTTAGTGCTtccagagaggaagaggaagaggatgagATGGATAAAGAGTCGGAGCAAATGGAAGACACAGAAGAGGAGCCATTAACTCAAgttcat GAGGAGCAGGAAGAAGACAATCAGGTTGATTTTAAATCTGATGGAGAAATTGGAACACACACTAAACAGGTAGAAAaggtagaggaggaggaggaggaggaagaggaggaggagaggtggGAGAAAACAGAAGAACATCATGACATGGATGTGGAGGAAAGGATGGAGAAAATTGGACATGATGAAGATGAGGCACAGGAAATGTTTCCAGAGGATGAGGAAGTCCACAGTGCCAGGCCATTGCAGAGTGTGAACAAAGGAGATGACAGCATTTGGACCAAATCCCCACATGATGAGGATTTCCCCACAGAACTGAGCTGTCATCATCCCTCCACGCAGGAAGAGGATGAATATTTCCATCAAGAAGATGAAAAGGAGAAACCCCACCTTGTCACACAAAAATCATCCCAAAAGGATGAGGAAGCAGCCCAGTGTGCTGCAGATGAAAGCAGAGAGCATGTGGAGCAGGACGGTGCAACTATATCCACCAACGCTGACATGAAATCTATAGAAACGGATGCAAGCAAAGCAGAAAATGAACCTCTGGCTTCTCCCAATCTGTGTCCTTTTCCAATTCACGAATCACATATTGAGATTTCTTCATTGGAGAGAAGGCCCAGCTCTCCCAGTAAGACCAGCACAGTCCAGATAAGCCTGGCCTCTCCCAGCTCAGAGCAAGCCCAACCCTTTAGTCGACTGTCCCTGACTGATACTGATCCTCAGGAAACTGTGGTAGAGTCTCCTACTGATGAGGCTGAGTTTGGAGAACCAACTACAGCTGAAGATGAAGCAGacactgaggaggaggaggaagaagagaagTATGCTGCACCTCCTGCAGCCACAGATGAAGTGCTTATACCCCTGTCCTGTGGGGCAGATCAGAGAAAAGCCCGCTTCACCATCGCCCCAGCCTGGCAGCGATCCCAGAGTCCAAGCCCTCCTCCGTCCTCTCCACCTCTCTGCGTTTCTTCACCTTCTGCTGTCTTCAAGGCTCCAGTGGAGGTGGACGCGGCTGCATCCAGGAGAACCTCCGACTTCAAGCATGATCCGACAGATGCACCCAAAGCTGAGCCTGTTTGTAGCCCCAGCAGAGCAAGAAGTGCTGGGAGCATCACTGGCAAACCCCAGAGTCTGGTTAAACCTCAGCCCCTGGGTGCTGCAAGCACTGAAG CAGAGAGCTCCGTCATCGTGGAGGGAAACCCTGACAACCCGTTTGGAGTCCGTTTGAGGAAAACTTCAGGACTGATCCGCCTCAGCTCGGAGGAGGAGAATGTTGAG CAGCCACTGGTGTCACCTACTCAACCTGCCACCTTTAAGGCTGATACACCTCAGCCAATGGGTGTAAAACCTGCCATGTCTCAGCTGAACACTAGTAAACCTGCCATTCCTAAGAAACCAGAAGTAACCGGAGACGGCGCTGGGAAACTGAAGCGCATCTCAG ACCCTGCTGCAGGTCGGGGTCTCTCAGCTCCACCTGAGTCTCCAAGCTGGATCTCAGTGGCCAAGCAGAAACAAAGGATCTATAAGGAGAACTCTTTGGAGGAAATTACTGTCAAGAAG GAAACAAGAGAAGAACAAGAGGGAAAGTCCTCACTGTACCACAGCATCAAACCAG TGAGTCCGTTGGAGAGCAGTAAGCCATCCCCATTTGTAGAAAAGGATCCAAAACTGTCCCTCTCACCCCCCACCCCAGTGCCACCACAGCCTGTAAAACCCCAGTCACCTCCCTGCTCCATCGCTCCAAAACCCCAAGTTCCCCCAGCCACGGCAAAACCTCCAACACAACCCCACCTGCCCCAAAGATCCCTCTCACCCCCCACTCCTGTCCCTGTTTCCCCCAAAGCTACCCTGTGCTCGAGCCCCCCACCTCTGTCAGAAACTGTGGTGACGTCTCAAATGCTCAATGTGACCTCTCCTCCATTTTCAACAAGGACGGCCACAGAGAAGTCAACCCCCGGGCAAACGGCTTCCTCCCAGCGAGGCCTGAACCAGGATGAGCCTCCCTGGATGGCGCTGGCCAAGAAAAAAGCCAAAGCCTGGAGCGAGATGCCCCAGATAGTTCAGTGA
- the LOC114471264 gene encoding uncharacterized protein KIAA1211 isoform X4, producing MKRRMSPWKAGFERVHSSDGAAMASGPPDVTTNQEPPEVQDECSGKKKSKFQTFKKFFTRKKRKDAGAAEVGLKASQSSDDVSKTPVNNTLTRSEKGSGSKISLSSKALSHDSVFVSDSEGNEALGTSQDSIHGKVKSLQLQLKQAIRLGSPPSLMCVKRTDDGGTMSEDDGLPCSPPEYTTLHTAMSQAQRHSSISMEGIDSDDDQRPRAGSSRPVSPLVVPGDFSQPASPFGCLDNSAAKHKLGLRHKACNKRKPVTRLEVRSEMDSATVEQVLTFKQEEEAVSERIEVVSSDQLKPNVETYEEQEEEMNPLQGSGSSSFRDELEEEKVEDESDGQQDVSQGSDTSCPAEQRLPEEKENPDVRPLPSSSSSQPSSTASSPHTPSATPEPPAGHREVFSTPTREACGEEERQTNRDFTTGEEEEDYEDQEIKEEENSFLQEVLSSLQTPISTRSQDLKMNSVALEEKEGEQMDKIDIGDGEDVKEDNTEEEETPPQAASLSFVSSDELPEGEEECVSASREEEEEDEMDKESEQMEDTEEEPLTQVHEEQEEDNQVDFKSDGEIGTHTKQVEKVEEEEEEEEEEERWEKTEEHHDMDVEERMEKIGHDEDEAQEMFPEDEEVHSARPLQSVNKGDDSIWTKSPHDEDFPTELSCHHPSTQEEDEYFHQEDEKEKPHLVTQKSSQKDEEAAQCAADESREHVEQDGATISTNADMKSIETDASKAENEPLASPNLCPFPIHESHIEISSLERRPSSPSKTSTVQISLASPSSEQAQPFSRLSLTDTDPQETVVESPTDEAEFGEPTTAEDEADTEEEEEEEKYAAPPAATDEVLIPLSCGADQRKARFTIAPAWQRSQSPSPPPSSPPLCVSSPSAVFKAPVEVDAAASRRTSDFKHDPTDAPKAEPVCSPSRARSAGSITGKPQSLVKPQPLGAASTEAESSVIVEGNPDNPFGVRLRKTSGLIRLSSEEENVEQPLVSPTQPATFKADTPQPMGVKPAMSQLNTSKPAIPKKPEVTGDGAGKLKRISDPAAGRGLSAPPESPSWISVAKQKQRIYKENSLEEITVKKETREEQEGKSSLYHSIKPVSPLESSKPSPFVEKDPKLSLSPPTPVPPQPVKPQSPPCSIAPKPQVPPATAKPPTQPHLPQRSLSPPTPVPVSPKATLCSSPPPLSETVVTSQMLNVTSPPFSTRTATEKSTPGQTASSQRGLNQDEPPWMALAKKKAKAWSEMPQIVQ from the exons GTCAAAGATCAGCCTGAGCAGCAAGGCCCTATCACATGACTCGGTCTTTGTCTCCGACTCTGAGGGCAATGAGGCTCTGGGAACATCTCAGGACAGCATTCATGGCAAAGTCAAATCCCTCCAG CTCCAGCTGAAACAGGCCATCAGACTGGGTTCTCCTCCGTCCCTGATGTGCGTAAAAAGGACGGACGACGGTGGCACCATGTCTGAGGATGATGGTCTTCCCTGCAGCCCACCTGAATACACAACACTTCACACAGCcatg AGTCAGGCTCAGAGGCACAGCTCTATCAGCATGGAGGGAATAGACAGCGACGACGACCAG cggCCCCGTGCAGGGTCCAGCAGACCTGTTAGCCCTCTGGTGGTTCCAGGAGACTTCAGCCAACCGGCGAGTCCCTTTGGCTGCCTGGACAACTCTGCTGCCAAACACAAGCTGGGCCTGAGGCACAAAGCATGCAACAAGAGGAAACCTGTGACT CGGCTGGAGGTACGATCTGAGATGGATTCTGCCACAGTTGAACAAGTCCTAACGTTCAAACAAGAGGAAGAAGCTGTTTCAGAGAGGATTGAAG TTGTAAGCAGCGATCAGCTGAAACCAAATGTGGAGACGTATGAAgaacaggaggaggagatgaATCCACTCCAGGGATCTGGAAGTTCCTCGTTCAGAGATGAGTTGGAAGAGGAGAAAGTAGAGGATGAGTCGGACGGACAACAGGATGTTTCTCAGGGCTCGGACACTTCCTGTCCTGCTGAGCAAAGACTCCCTGAGGAGAAGGAGAACCCAGACGTCCGACCCctgccctcctcctcctcctctcagcCCAGCTCCACAGCGTCCTCCCCGCACACTCCCAG TGCCACACCAGAGCCCCCTGCTGGTCACAGAGAAGTATTTTCAACCCCAACACGCGAAGCATGTGGAGAAGAGGAGCGCCAAACTAACAGGGACTTCACAacaggagaggaggaggaggattacGAAGATCAGGAGATCAAGGAGGAAGAGAACTCCTTCTTACAGGAGGTGCTGAGCTCTCTCCAAACTCCAATTTCAACCcgctcacaggacctgaagatGAACAGTGTTGCCCTAGAAGAGAAGGAGGGAGAGCAGATGGATAAAATAGATATTGGGGATGGAGAGGACGTAAAGGAAGACAACACTGAAGAGGAGGAGACTCCCCCTCAGGCTGCTTCTTTGTCCTTTGTCTCATCAGATGAGCTACCTGAAGGAGAGGAGGAGTGTGTTAGTGCTtccagagaggaagaggaagaggatgagATGGATAAAGAGTCGGAGCAAATGGAAGACACAGAAGAGGAGCCATTAACTCAAgttcat GAGGAGCAGGAAGAAGACAATCAGGTTGATTTTAAATCTGATGGAGAAATTGGAACACACACTAAACAGGTAGAAAaggtagaggaggaggaggaggaggaagaggaggaggagaggtggGAGAAAACAGAAGAACATCATGACATGGATGTGGAGGAAAGGATGGAGAAAATTGGACATGATGAAGATGAGGCACAGGAAATGTTTCCAGAGGATGAGGAAGTCCACAGTGCCAGGCCATTGCAGAGTGTGAACAAAGGAGATGACAGCATTTGGACCAAATCCCCACATGATGAGGATTTCCCCACAGAACTGAGCTGTCATCATCCCTCCACGCAGGAAGAGGATGAATATTTCCATCAAGAAGATGAAAAGGAGAAACCCCACCTTGTCACACAAAAATCATCCCAAAAGGATGAGGAAGCAGCCCAGTGTGCTGCAGATGAAAGCAGAGAGCATGTGGAGCAGGACGGTGCAACTATATCCACCAACGCTGACATGAAATCTATAGAAACGGATGCAAGCAAAGCAGAAAATGAACCTCTGGCTTCTCCCAATCTGTGTCCTTTTCCAATTCACGAATCACATATTGAGATTTCTTCATTGGAGAGAAGGCCCAGCTCTCCCAGTAAGACCAGCACAGTCCAGATAAGCCTGGCCTCTCCCAGCTCAGAGCAAGCCCAACCCTTTAGTCGACTGTCCCTGACTGATACTGATCCTCAGGAAACTGTGGTAGAGTCTCCTACTGATGAGGCTGAGTTTGGAGAACCAACTACAGCTGAAGATGAAGCAGacactgaggaggaggaggaagaagagaagTATGCTGCACCTCCTGCAGCCACAGATGAAGTGCTTATACCCCTGTCCTGTGGGGCAGATCAGAGAAAAGCCCGCTTCACCATCGCCCCAGCCTGGCAGCGATCCCAGAGTCCAAGCCCTCCTCCGTCCTCTCCACCTCTCTGCGTTTCTTCACCTTCTGCTGTCTTCAAGGCTCCAGTGGAGGTGGACGCGGCTGCATCCAGGAGAACCTCCGACTTCAAGCATGATCCGACAGATGCACCCAAAGCTGAGCCTGTTTGTAGCCCCAGCAGAGCAAGAAGTGCTGGGAGCATCACTGGCAAACCCCAGAGTCTGGTTAAACCTCAGCCCCTGGGTGCTGCAAGCACTGAAG CAGAGAGCTCCGTCATCGTGGAGGGAAACCCTGACAACCCGTTTGGAGTCCGTTTGAGGAAAACTTCAGGACTGATCCGCCTCAGCTCGGAGGAGGAGAATGTTGAG CAGCCACTGGTGTCACCTACTCAACCTGCCACCTTTAAGGCTGATACACCTCAGCCAATGGGTGTAAAACCTGCCATGTCTCAGCTGAACACTAGTAAACCTGCCATTCCTAAGAAACCAGAAGTAACCGGAGACGGCGCTGGGAAACTGAAGCGCATCTCAG ACCCTGCTGCAGGTCGGGGTCTCTCAGCTCCACCTGAGTCTCCAAGCTGGATCTCAGTGGCCAAGCAGAAACAAAGGATCTATAAGGAGAACTCTTTGGAGGAAATTACTGTCAAGAAG GAAACAAGAGAAGAACAAGAGGGAAAGTCCTCACTGTACCACAGCATCAAACCAG TGAGTCCGTTGGAGAGCAGTAAGCCATCCCCATTTGTAGAAAAGGATCCAAAACTGTCCCTCTCACCCCCCACCCCAGTGCCACCACAGCCTGTAAAACCCCAGTCACCTCCCTGCTCCATCGCTCCAAAACCCCAAGTTCCCCCAGCCACGGCAAAACCTCCAACACAACCCCACCTGCCCCAAAGATCCCTCTCACCCCCCACTCCTGTCCCTGTTTCCCCCAAAGCTACCCTGTGCTCGAGCCCCCCACCTCTGTCAGAAACTGTGGTGACGTCTCAAATGCTCAATGTGACCTCTCCTCCATTTTCAACAAGGACGGCCACAGAGAAGTCAACCCCCGGGCAAACGGCTTCCTCCCAGCGAGGCCTGAACCAGGATGAGCCTCCCTGGATGGCGCTGGCCAAGAAAAAAGCCAAAGCCTGGAGCGAGATGCCCCAGATAGTTCAGTGA
- the LOC114471264 gene encoding uncharacterized protein KIAA1211 isoform X1 → MSWSVSLRNDFTLRPFEEQLTRSDGAAMASGPPDVTTNQEPPEVQDECSGKKKSKFQTFKKFFTRKKRKDAGAAEVGLKASQSSDDVSKTPVNNTLTRSEKGSGSKISLSSKALSHDSVFVSDSEGNEALGTSQDSIHGKVKSLQLQLKQAIRLGSPPSLMCVKRTDDGGTMSEDDGLPCSPPEYTTLHTAMSQAQRHSSISMEGIDSDDDQRPRAGSSRPVSPLVVPGDFSQPASPFGCLDNSAAKHKLGLRHKACNKRKPVTRLEVRSEMDSATVEQVLTFKQEEEAVSERIEVVSSDQLKPNVETYEEQEEEMNPLQGSGSSSFRDELEEEKVEDESDGQQDVSQGSDTSCPAEQRLPEEKENPDVRPLPSSSSSQPSSTASSPHTPSATPEPPAGHREVFSTPTREACGEEERQTNRDFTTGEEEEDYEDQEIKEEENSFLQEVLSSLQTPISTRSQDLKMNSVALEEKEGEQMDKIDIGDGEDVKEDNTEEEETPPQAASLSFVSSDELPEGEEECVSASREEEEEDEMDKESEQMEDTEEEPLTQVHEEQEEDNQVDFKSDGEIGTHTKQVEKVEEEEEEEEEEERWEKTEEHHDMDVEERMEKIGHDEDEAQEMFPEDEEVHSARPLQSVNKGDDSIWTKSPHDEDFPTELSCHHPSTQEEDEYFHQEDEKEKPHLVTQKSSQKDEEAAQCAADESREHVEQDGATISTNADMKSIETDASKAENEPLASPNLCPFPIHESHIEISSLERRPSSPSKTSTVQISLASPSSEQAQPFSRLSLTDTDPQETVVESPTDEAEFGEPTTAEDEADTEEEEEEEKYAAPPAATDEVLIPLSCGADQRKARFTIAPAWQRSQSPSPPPSSPPLCVSSPSAVFKAPVEVDAAASRRTSDFKHDPTDAPKAEPVCSPSRARSAGSITGKPQSLVKPQPLGAASTEAESSVIVEGNPDNPFGVRLRKTSGLIRLSSEEENVEQPLVSPTQPATFKADTPQPMGVKPAMSQLNTSKPAIPKKPEVTGDGAGKLKRISDPAAGRGLSAPPESPSWISVAKQKQRIYKENSLEEITVKKETREEQEGKSSLYHSIKPVSPLESSKPSPFVEKDPKLSLSPPTPVPPQPVKPQSPPCSIAPKPQVPPATAKPPTQPHLPQRSLSPPTPVPVSPKATLCSSPPPLSETVVTSQMLNVTSPPFSTRTATEKSTPGQTASSQRGLNQDEPPWMALAKKKAKAWSEMPQIVQ, encoded by the exons GTCAAAGATCAGCCTGAGCAGCAAGGCCCTATCACATGACTCGGTCTTTGTCTCCGACTCTGAGGGCAATGAGGCTCTGGGAACATCTCAGGACAGCATTCATGGCAAAGTCAAATCCCTCCAG CTCCAGCTGAAACAGGCCATCAGACTGGGTTCTCCTCCGTCCCTGATGTGCGTAAAAAGGACGGACGACGGTGGCACCATGTCTGAGGATGATGGTCTTCCCTGCAGCCCACCTGAATACACAACACTTCACACAGCcatg AGTCAGGCTCAGAGGCACAGCTCTATCAGCATGGAGGGAATAGACAGCGACGACGACCAG cggCCCCGTGCAGGGTCCAGCAGACCTGTTAGCCCTCTGGTGGTTCCAGGAGACTTCAGCCAACCGGCGAGTCCCTTTGGCTGCCTGGACAACTCTGCTGCCAAACACAAGCTGGGCCTGAGGCACAAAGCATGCAACAAGAGGAAACCTGTGACT CGGCTGGAGGTACGATCTGAGATGGATTCTGCCACAGTTGAACAAGTCCTAACGTTCAAACAAGAGGAAGAAGCTGTTTCAGAGAGGATTGAAG TTGTAAGCAGCGATCAGCTGAAACCAAATGTGGAGACGTATGAAgaacaggaggaggagatgaATCCACTCCAGGGATCTGGAAGTTCCTCGTTCAGAGATGAGTTGGAAGAGGAGAAAGTAGAGGATGAGTCGGACGGACAACAGGATGTTTCTCAGGGCTCGGACACTTCCTGTCCTGCTGAGCAAAGACTCCCTGAGGAGAAGGAGAACCCAGACGTCCGACCCctgccctcctcctcctcctctcagcCCAGCTCCACAGCGTCCTCCCCGCACACTCCCAG TGCCACACCAGAGCCCCCTGCTGGTCACAGAGAAGTATTTTCAACCCCAACACGCGAAGCATGTGGAGAAGAGGAGCGCCAAACTAACAGGGACTTCACAacaggagaggaggaggaggattacGAAGATCAGGAGATCAAGGAGGAAGAGAACTCCTTCTTACAGGAGGTGCTGAGCTCTCTCCAAACTCCAATTTCAACCcgctcacaggacctgaagatGAACAGTGTTGCCCTAGAAGAGAAGGAGGGAGAGCAGATGGATAAAATAGATATTGGGGATGGAGAGGACGTAAAGGAAGACAACACTGAAGAGGAGGAGACTCCCCCTCAGGCTGCTTCTTTGTCCTTTGTCTCATCAGATGAGCTACCTGAAGGAGAGGAGGAGTGTGTTAGTGCTtccagagaggaagaggaagaggatgagATGGATAAAGAGTCGGAGCAAATGGAAGACACAGAAGAGGAGCCATTAACTCAAgttcat GAGGAGCAGGAAGAAGACAATCAGGTTGATTTTAAATCTGATGGAGAAATTGGAACACACACTAAACAGGTAGAAAaggtagaggaggaggaggaggaggaagaggaggaggagaggtggGAGAAAACAGAAGAACATCATGACATGGATGTGGAGGAAAGGATGGAGAAAATTGGACATGATGAAGATGAGGCACAGGAAATGTTTCCAGAGGATGAGGAAGTCCACAGTGCCAGGCCATTGCAGAGTGTGAACAAAGGAGATGACAGCATTTGGACCAAATCCCCACATGATGAGGATTTCCCCACAGAACTGAGCTGTCATCATCCCTCCACGCAGGAAGAGGATGAATATTTCCATCAAGAAGATGAAAAGGAGAAACCCCACCTTGTCACACAAAAATCATCCCAAAAGGATGAGGAAGCAGCCCAGTGTGCTGCAGATGAAAGCAGAGAGCATGTGGAGCAGGACGGTGCAACTATATCCACCAACGCTGACATGAAATCTATAGAAACGGATGCAAGCAAAGCAGAAAATGAACCTCTGGCTTCTCCCAATCTGTGTCCTTTTCCAATTCACGAATCACATATTGAGATTTCTTCATTGGAGAGAAGGCCCAGCTCTCCCAGTAAGACCAGCACAGTCCAGATAAGCCTGGCCTCTCCCAGCTCAGAGCAAGCCCAACCCTTTAGTCGACTGTCCCTGACTGATACTGATCCTCAGGAAACTGTGGTAGAGTCTCCTACTGATGAGGCTGAGTTTGGAGAACCAACTACAGCTGAAGATGAAGCAGacactgaggaggaggaggaagaagagaagTATGCTGCACCTCCTGCAGCCACAGATGAAGTGCTTATACCCCTGTCCTGTGGGGCAGATCAGAGAAAAGCCCGCTTCACCATCGCCCCAGCCTGGCAGCGATCCCAGAGTCCAAGCCCTCCTCCGTCCTCTCCACCTCTCTGCGTTTCTTCACCTTCTGCTGTCTTCAAGGCTCCAGTGGAGGTGGACGCGGCTGCATCCAGGAGAACCTCCGACTTCAAGCATGATCCGACAGATGCACCCAAAGCTGAGCCTGTTTGTAGCCCCAGCAGAGCAAGAAGTGCTGGGAGCATCACTGGCAAACCCCAGAGTCTGGTTAAACCTCAGCCCCTGGGTGCTGCAAGCACTGAAG CAGAGAGCTCCGTCATCGTGGAGGGAAACCCTGACAACCCGTTTGGAGTCCGTTTGAGGAAAACTTCAGGACTGATCCGCCTCAGCTCGGAGGAGGAGAATGTTGAG CAGCCACTGGTGTCACCTACTCAACCTGCCACCTTTAAGGCTGATACACCTCAGCCAATGGGTGTAAAACCTGCCATGTCTCAGCTGAACACTAGTAAACCTGCCATTCCTAAGAAACCAGAAGTAACCGGAGACGGCGCTGGGAAACTGAAGCGCATCTCAG ACCCTGCTGCAGGTCGGGGTCTCTCAGCTCCACCTGAGTCTCCAAGCTGGATCTCAGTGGCCAAGCAGAAACAAAGGATCTATAAGGAGAACTCTTTGGAGGAAATTACTGTCAAGAAG GAAACAAGAGAAGAACAAGAGGGAAAGTCCTCACTGTACCACAGCATCAAACCAG TGAGTCCGTTGGAGAGCAGTAAGCCATCCCCATTTGTAGAAAAGGATCCAAAACTGTCCCTCTCACCCCCCACCCCAGTGCCACCACAGCCTGTAAAACCCCAGTCACCTCCCTGCTCCATCGCTCCAAAACCCCAAGTTCCCCCAGCCACGGCAAAACCTCCAACACAACCCCACCTGCCCCAAAGATCCCTCTCACCCCCCACTCCTGTCCCTGTTTCCCCCAAAGCTACCCTGTGCTCGAGCCCCCCACCTCTGTCAGAAACTGTGGTGACGTCTCAAATGCTCAATGTGACCTCTCCTCCATTTTCAACAAGGACGGCCACAGAGAAGTCAACCCCCGGGCAAACGGCTTCCTCCCAGCGAGGCCTGAACCAGGATGAGCCTCCCTGGATGGCGCTGGCCAAGAAAAAAGCCAAAGCCTGGAGCGAGATGCCCCAGATAGTTCAGTGA